In the Lachnospiraceae bacterium genome, GATTATCCCACGAAAAAACAAAAACGCCGTTAGTTTTTAAATATCTGGCAATCAGCGATATGGTTTTATCCAGATCCTGTGTCCATCCGATGCCGTAAACAGAATATACGCAGTCAAAATAATGCTCCGGGATCCCCGGGTTTAGCTCCATTGACGAATGGAATAAATGAGCCGTGAGCTGCTTTTCATCCAGCAGCTTTTGCGCTTTTTCCAGCTGCCGCTTAGAAAGATCGAGCCCCCACAGCTCTTTTGCGCCCCTCTGGCTGACATACGCCAGCGATACACCCGCCCCGCAGGCAACCTCAAGCACCTTTTTCCCTTCCACATCCAGCATATGCAGCTCGTCCTCATTGGGCATCCATACGCCCCACTGCGGCAGATTGGTCCCGGTCCAGCTGCCACCTCTGGCAATATTGTCCCAGCCGCGCTGATTGATCTGAAGCAGCTCATCCACGCCGGCCTCTAACTTGTTTTCATCATAAGTCACACCGCTGAATAAAGCGTCTATACTCACATGAAAAAACGCCGCCAGCGCAGGCAAAAGCATAATGTCCGGAAGCGCCTTCTGATTTTCCCATTTGCTGATCGCCTGAGTGCTCACGCTAAGCGCTTTGGCCAGCGTTTCCTGACTCACATCACGATCCAGCCTTAATTTCTTTATTGTATGGCCAATTTTACTCTCCATTTGCATCTCCATTTCAAAGCATTAAAAAAATCTGACAGCTATTATCATATCGAATTCTGCTGTCAGATTCAAGGGATACATATTTTACCCCAATCAACTATCCGTTAACCCATTGATCAATATACTCTTGACTTTAACGCGGCGTCAAGGTTTATACTAGCTTCACGATTATTAACTCAGGAGGATTGCCATGCATTTACTCACGATCAGTGAAATTTCAAAACAGTTTAATATTTCTACCAGAACGCTTCGTTACTATGAAGAAATCGGCTTGATTCAAAGCATCAAAAAAGAGGATTATGCGTATCGCACCTATGAAGAGGAAACGATTCTGCGTCTGCAACAAATCCTTATCCTGCGCAAGTTAAGGATTCCTCTTAAACAAATTGCCTTAATTTTGAAAAATGAAAATACGGCCGCCATCATCGATACCTTTCAGAAAAATCTTGCAGAGGTAGATGAAGAAATTACCGCTCTTTCCACCATTCGCAGCATCATCGACACATTTATCACGCGCCTTAAAGAAAATATCCATCAGGATATTAAGTTAAATTTACTAGATGATACG is a window encoding:
- a CDS encoding class I SAM-dependent methyltransferase; this encodes MLLPALAAFFHVSIDALFSGVTYDENKLEAGVDELLQINQRGWDNIARGGSWTGTNLPQWGVWMPNEDELHMLDVEGKKVLEVACGAGVSLAYVSQRGAKELWGLDLSKRQLEKAQKLLDEKQLTAHLFHSSMELNPGIPEHYFDCVYSVYGIGWTQDLDKTISLIARYLKTNGVFVFSWDNPMLPCIDTINGQYVLNVPYLDEPVRYKKKRGEDVVLRKWKLSSYINSLAKHGFKIEQLVEKSSKNSDYAVFDNQYYSEHKAQYMHHSFVLKARKM